The sequence below is a genomic window from Chitinophagaceae bacterium.
ACCTGATCGGCGGTTATGAATCAGGTACGGGACAACCTCACTCAAATGCATTCGTTACCAGAATTGACAGCAATGGCAATAAAGTATGGAGTAAAACTTACGGCGGTGATGGATCAGAAACATTCTATGGTTTAGCTCCCACCAGCGACGGTGGATTTATCGGAGTGGGAATCGCAGACACCGGTGAATTTATTCCGGCAGGAGCGCACGGATTTGTAGCAAAGTGTAACAGCAACGGCGAAATTGAATGGAGTAAAAATATTTATTCTGCGGCATTGCTTCAGGATGTCATTCAAACAGCCGATGGCGGTTACGCTCTTCTTGGAAATGGTTCTGTCATAAAGCTCGACGCGAACGGAAACGCTTGCGACGAATGTTTGCTGGAAGATTTCGGTTCATGGATGGAAGCAGGTGATGTTGCTCCAAAAGTATTACTGAATTACACGGCGAACGACAGTATTTTCGATTCCCCTTATTCAGAAGTAAGCGGTGGAACCAAACAGGAATTGTGTATAGTAACCGACATAGAAGAAACTCCGAAGACTGCTTCGTTTTCCATTACTCCGAATCCCGCCGATCAGTTCGCAGTTTGCAACTGGCAATCTGAAAACAAAGAAAATATTTGGTTGAAAATTTTTGATGCAACAGGAACATCTGTTTATCAATCCACACTTGTCCATTCACAATCCGAAATTCTCAACGTTGAGAACTGGAAAAATGGAATGTACTTCTGCAGGTTGCAAGCCGGAAGCAAGATTGTTGCTTTGAAATTTATTGTTGAGCATTAGATGTCTGCTTTGACATCATCGAAGCTGTGATCACAGTATCGTGCGGATTTGTGCAAAAACTATTACGATATCAAGTCCGTAAACATGTTCGGAAAGATTCGGTCTTTTAGCTTTTTGAGATGGCTTCTCGTCAAAGTCAAATGAATTCCGGATAGAAGCTTCTTAGTCTGGGATGGGTCACCGCTCCATTCAGGGCTTATCATGAAAAAGCGTCCGCTTAATAATACCTTAATGCCACCGTATAAAATAGTATCAATTTACTATCGCCAACTTTTGAGCTACTATAATCCGCCCGATCGAATCATAAATTTTGCATTGATATATCCCTGGTGGATATTCCTTTACATTAATCAACTTCTCTCCGCGAGATAACGATTCTTTGAGGCGTACCTGGTTAAGTGAATTAATAATTTCAACGGTAACATGTTCTTCACAGCAATAATCAACATGAATATACTCGCTTGCAGGATTCGGGTAAATGGAGAATAAGTTTACCGGATCCGATATGCCGGTCGCAATGATGGTAATTTCCTTGCACGTTATTGGGGTATCACAATCACCGTATGCCGTAAGACAAGCTGTATAAATTCCATTTGCAGTATAGGTATGATTCGGATTAGGAGCGAAACTCTGCTGACCGTCACCAAACTCCCAAAAATAAAACAATGTATTAATTGCCTGGTTTGTAAAAAAAACCTGGTTTACATTCGTTGTATATGTAAAATCAGATTCAGTAGAACACTGTAGAGTAACATCCATACAGGTTGTATCATTTACACAAAGACCATAGGCAATAAGACAAACATGAAAAGTTCCCAATGAACTATAAGAATGAACAGGACTTGTTATGCTGCTGTTCGTACCATCACCAAAATCCCATAAATAACCGGTAGCTGATGCTGATGTATTTGTAAACTCAACCTCTAAATCATTTGCTGAACTGGAAAAATTGGCTGCTGCAATGCAATTGACAAATACTGATTTACATACAATTGAATCACCGCATTCATTGTTTGCAATTAAACACACCGTCTTTTCGCCAGGAGAAATATAAGTATGAGCGGGATTTTGTTCCGTTGAAGTAAATCCATCTCCGAAATCCCAATGAAGCAAGTCTTCAGAAGTTGTATTGTCTTCAAAAGAAACTGTATTTCCGTTTGAAGTATATGTAAAATTTGTATTCGGTATTGAGCAATTAAAATTATCACATAAAATTTCTTCAGCCGTAGAATAATATGTGGAATACATGGGAATGTATATAAGTGGAATGGTATCGTAAGTTGATGTAATATTTAAATTAGTGATGGAGGGAGTGAGGTTGACGATGTTGCAGACGACAGAATCACTGTAACAGCCGGCATAACCATTTGAATCTGCTTTCAATAGGTACGGAAACCAATCTACTGAACCTGTTTCAGTGTACAGTGTAGCAAAACCATTGTCGGCTGTAAAAGCAGGTTTCTGAATACGGGACTTAAAGGGAAATGAATATTTTTTAGCATGCAGAAACCCACCCGCTGAATTCAATTTTATGAATTGAGCATCATATTCTCCGCCTGAAAGCACTTGCAGGTTGCCACTTTGTAATTCATTGATACCAAATCCGGCATTACCCACTCCGATATCAGCAAGCTTAGCCCATAACATATCCCCATCTTCTTCTAACCTAAGGATGATAGGCTTGGGAACATACGATCCTCCAAAACTGGAAGTATTTCCAGTTACAAGAATGTTTCCGTTTGCGGATTCAACAATCCCATAACCGGCATCGGCGGAAGGACCATAATACTTTTTTCCCCAGATGGGTACTCCTGCAGCGTCTGACCGAAACACCAGGAGATCATTACTATAGCCGCCGGTTATTAAAAGATCACCGTTTTTTGCTTCATATAATTTCGAAGCAAAAGTTGTTTCCGTGTAAGAACGTTTCCATAATGTAAGGCCTGCTTTCGTCAGTTTCAGTACAACTGCTTTTGAATTATCCTGACCAGCTATCAAAAGACTTTCATCGCTTGTTTCGATGATATCCGCATAGTTATTTACTGAACCCGAGAACTTTCGTTTCCATAATAACTTACCAATACTGTCATATCGGGTTACTGCTAAACCGCTTTCACCGCTTACAATAGCGAAACCTCCATCTCTCGTCGGCGTAACTGACAAGGCCATTCCGCCAGGTGAACCAATCGTCCAAAGTTCATTCCCTTTAAAATCAGTTCGTATTATCCATGGTGTTAAACCTGCGTTGTTTGAAAGAAGCAAGTACCCGCCATCTCCCATTCGTACGACCTGAACCGGCAGAAGATTATTGCCACTTATTCCGCAAAACATAACAAACCGGCTTTGAACCGTGTCATCTATAGATATTGATTGACATTCCGTTGCTGCACCACAAGTATTTGAAGTAGTCAGACAAACGGAATATGATCCCACAGAATCAAAAAAATGTACTGATTGAGGCCAGTAAGCATTTTTGCCATCGCCAAAATCCCATTTCCAGGATTCATTATTAATGGCATTTGCAGTAAACTCACATTGAAACATTTTCCTTGTTACACTGAAGGTTGCGTCCGGCAGGGAATCAACAAAAAAATTAATTTCAGCAGTATCCTTGCATTCTCCTTTTGCAATCAGACTTATATTATGAGCACCAGGGTTACTTGTTAAGTAACTTAAGTTTGGTGTCGTGGTAATTAGTAAATCATCAACGTACCACTTGAAATTCGTTGCGTTTGTGGATGCGTTAATTGCTTCCAACACGCTTCCGCTACAAATTCTTGATGTGCTCAGGCTAATGCCTGCGTTGGTAACGCAGGTATCTTCGCAAGAATAAATCACTTCATCGGGATAAGGCACCGCAACATAATTGAAGCTGTCAACCTGGGCGTATGCTTCCTTATAAATTACCTGGTTAAATGTGGGTAGAATTGCTGACTCTGTACCAAACTCAAAATTTACAGTATCAAGGCACAAAAGGTCCATGTCCATATTGGTCTTCAGCAAGGAAAATTGTCCATCATTATTTACTTCAGCGTAACCGGCGATCCAGAGGTTATTCTCCATCCCAACCTCCACATCAAATAGTCCGTAATCACTTTCAGGGAATTCATGAATGGAAATCAAATTTCCCTTCTTATCAGTTTTAAACAGGACGTTACAATCGAGAAAAACATTTGATTCGTCAGGCAGTTTGCATACAGAAAGCTGGGTTCCACAATTAATGGTAGGGCTATAGTAGTAGTCTATTTTTAAATTATTCCCACTGGTGTCAAACTGCGCTTGCCAAAATCGAAATTTTTGGTCTTGGGAGAAATACGAATCACCTGTCACTGTAAGATTACCATTTGAATAAGCCATATCTGCTGGCTCAAAGAAGCCAAAATCTCCGTATTCCCTGCTCCATAGAATTTCACCATTTTGGTCAATACAAAAGAGGGATATTCCCAGGTCAGCTAAGTTTGAATTGTAGGAATGTCCAAGAATAACGAAATGGTTTTGGGAGATTTGTAGCATTCTTATTCCGCCCAGAGGTCCAAGTGGATTTTTGTATTGATTCATCCAGATAACATGTCCTGCAGAATCGGTTTTAGCTATACCGCAATAAGTATCATACTGGCTGTTGCTGGGACCATTAAAAAGAATCAGCAATGAATCTCCATCAACTTCAATCGCATCAATTCCTGTCGATAGTAAAGTCCCTTTAAAGAAATCTCTTGACCAAAGCACATTTCCGAGCTGATCAGTTTTAATAACATCCGCGGCGCCCAATCCTCCAAGTAAAATAAAACCGCTGTCTTTTGTTGATGCTATATTTACCTGATCAAATTTCTCTTCGAT
It includes:
- a CDS encoding T9SS type A sorting domain-containing protein, producing MRKKIFTLLSGSLMLLAGFSAQSQEINKGCFYIQASGYYRYFSIVQTYDGGYVIGGLETGFAGGVDQNFWVFKVDAAANILWSSSIGTTGNDGCFGIIETADHHIVAGGFAGSSGNQDFFILKYDENGNILWKKNVDHGVGSAVFNSVTEASDGSYILTGVSLYNILLYKIDAEGNKIWSTEINDGGPYAAVAQRVVPSTAGGYLISGWGITPGAFFTHVNEAGVIQWSVSYNAGVGYDAIPLSNGGYLIGGYESGTGQPHSNAFVTRIDSNGNKVWSKTYGGDGSETFYGLAPTSDGGFIGVGIADTGEFIPAGAHGFVAKCNSNGEIEWSKNIYSAALLQDVIQTADGGYALLGNGSVIKLDANGNACDECLLEDFGSWMEAGDVAPKVLLNYTANDSIFDSPYSEVSGGTKQELCIVTDIEETPKTASFSITPNPADQFAVCNWQSENKENIWLKIFDATGTSVYQSTLVHSQSEILNVENWKNGMYFCRLQAGSKIVALKFIVEH
- a CDS encoding PKD domain-containing protein, encoding MSKNTFILFLFLLFPDYGFTQAKYLNAFHAETMADYDAEICLTPDSGCAVFLSFYDATISKDRFALFRFNKNDSLIWAKKFDIEEKFDQVNIASTKDSGFILLGGLGAADVIKTDQLGNVLWSRDFFKGTLLSTGIDAIEVDGDSLLILFNGPSNSQYDTYCGIAKTDSAGHVIWMNQYKNPLGPLGGIRMLQISQNHFVILGHSYNSNLADLGISLFCIDQNGEILWSREYGDFGFFEPADMAYSNGNLTVTGDSYFSQDQKFRFWQAQFDTSGNNLKIDYYYSPTINCGTQLSVCKLPDESNVFLDCNVLFKTDKKGNLISIHEFPESDYGLFDVEVGMENNLWIAGYAEVNNDGQFSLLKTNMDMDLLCLDTVNFEFGTESAILPTFNQVIYKEAYAQVDSFNYVAVPYPDEVIYSCEDTCVTNAGISLSTSRICSGSVLEAINASTNATNFKWYVDDLLITTTPNLSYLTSNPGAHNISLIAKGECKDTAEINFFVDSLPDATFSVTRKMFQCEFTANAINNESWKWDFGDGKNAYWPQSVHFFDSVGSYSVCLTTSNTCGAATECQSISIDDTVQSRFVMFCGISGNNLLPVQVVRMGDGGYLLLSNNAGLTPWIIRTDFKGNELWTIGSPGGMALSVTPTRDGGFAIVSGESGLAVTRYDSIGKLLWKRKFSGSVNNYADIIETSDESLLIAGQDNSKAVVLKLTKAGLTLWKRSYTETTFASKLYEAKNGDLLITGGYSNDLLVFRSDAAGVPIWGKKYYGPSADAGYGIVESANGNILVTGNTSSFGGSYVPKPIILRLEEDGDMLWAKLADIGVGNAGFGINELQSGNLQVLSGGEYDAQFIKLNSAGGFLHAKKYSFPFKSRIQKPAFTADNGFATLYTETGSVDWFPYLLKADSNGYAGCYSDSVVCNIVNLTPSITNLNITSTYDTIPLIYIPMYSTYYSTAEEILCDNFNCSIPNTNFTYTSNGNTVSFEDNTTSEDLLHWDFGDGFTSTEQNPAHTYISPGEKTVCLIANNECGDSIVCKSVFVNCIAAANFSSSANDLEVEFTNTSASATGYLWDFGDGTNSSITSPVHSYSSLGTFHVCLIAYGLCVNDTTCMDVTLQCSTESDFTYTTNVNQVFFTNQAINTLFYFWEFGDGQQSFAPNPNHTYTANGIYTACLTAYGDCDTPITCKEITIIATGISDPVNLFSIYPNPASEYIHVDYCCEEHVTVEIINSLNQVRLKESLSRGEKLINVKEYPPGIYQCKIYDSIGRIIVAQKLAIVN